The stretch of DNA GACGGCAGTTTGCAGTTCACACTTTTTTTCTTGTCATTTCGACTGAAGCGTAGCGAAAAGGAGAAATCTTCTTATTTTATATCTTACAGACCCCAATTTAGAAGATCTCTCCACAAGGTCGAGATGACAAATAGTTGAATTTTGTTGTGTATTTTCTGTTTCTTAACCTAACCTTAAGATTGCGGATAAAATTTCGTTCCTCTATTTTTCCGCAATGACGGTAGTTGATTGGGTTCGTCATTCCGTGCTTGACACGGAATCTGTTTTAGGTTTGTTTATACCATAACGAGTTAATCTTTACTGCGTTACTTTCACCTTAAACTCTGGTGCTTCAACCAAATGGAAAGTTGCTGAAGCAAATTTGATTTCTCCGTTGGTAGCTTCCACTTCTTTTAAGATTTTAGTAAATAAGGCTGTTTTGGTTAGCCTTCTTTTTTTGTAGTTAACAACATAGCGTAATGTATATTCCACCCAGTTGTCGTTAACCACTAACGAAACCATTGGTTCTGTTATGGCTTCTTCAAGCCTAAATTTATTTTGAAGCGTATGCCAACCTTCTCTTGATTCTGTAGTCAAATCACCAGCAACTTCGTTTCCAGCTTTTAATAAAATTTCGTTGGTTTTATCATAATTGCTACCAAATTGAATGGGTATTTTAATTTCGTCCCACAAAAAAGGAAAATCGCCAGAATAGTTGAAAACGGGTTCTTTAAAAACAAAACTGTTTGCTATTAAAACGATTCGACCATTGTATAAATCGCCATCAACCCATTGCCCTGTTTCCATAATGGTGGTACGTAACACACCAATATCCATTACATCGCCTTTAATACCACCCAATTGAACTCTATCGCCCGATTTATAAAAGCCACCAAACATAATGGCTAACCATCCAGCAAATGAGGCTATAACTTCTTGCAAGGCAAACGCAATACCTGCACCTGCAACTCCCAAAGCAACTGTTAAACCACCCAATTTTTCGCTAAAAACTACGGTTAACAAAACTATGGTAAGCAAATATCCAACAAAACTGCTGAGCTTTTTTGCCCTGTATTTGTTGTCGTTGTCTTTTATTTTGGTGAGTAGGTTTTTTTGAATGGCTTTAATAATTACCCAAATAATCAACAAACCAATAAAAATCATGGTAAATTTTACCATCAAGGGGTTGTACATCAATTCTTTAATTTGTTCTTCCATTAGTTTGGTTTGTTAACGTGGTGAAGTACTCGTTGTGGGAAAGGTATAGTAATATTATGTTCTTTAAATAATTCAAATATTCTAATACGCATTTCGCTTTTTATGTTTTCAACTCTAAAAACATCTTCCGACCAAAAATAAATACAGAAATCTAACGATGAGTCGCCATAATCGTTAAAACGTATAAATGGTGCAGGTTTTTTCAAAATCCCATTTTGATTATCTACCGCCGTTTTTAAAATTTCCATTACTAATTTCACATCCGAACTGTAATCAACACCAACAGTAACTTCAAACCGCGAAGCTAAATCGTTGTGAGTCCAATTGTTTAGGTGATTTCGAGTTAAATCGGTATTTGGCAAAATAATGTATTTGTCGTCTCTTGTTAACACTGTGGTAGTACGTAAATTTATTTCAATAACCTTGCAAACCATGCCATTAACCTCAATAACATCGTTTACTTTTACTGATGAATCAATTAAAATAATGATACCTGAAATGTAATCGCTAAACAGGTTTTGCATACCCAAACCTAAACCTACCAATAGAGCAGCAGAACCTGCCAATAAAACGGAAAGATTAAAGCCTAAAATTTGTAAACTGATAACACTTGAAACAACGAGTGTAAAATATTTTACTAGACTAAAAATGGCATATTTACGAGCAACATCAAATTTAGATGTTCGGTTAATGGCTTTTTTTACAATGAGTAGCACAATAAAAACAAATACAAAGAATGCAGCTAACGAAAGTATTGAAGTAACCTTGAGGTTAAAATTTCCAAATTCTAATAAGCTATAATTTAAAAATTCGTTCATGTTAAGATTTGTTTAGTTGTTCGCCGCAGTTACTACAGAAATTATCATTTTCAGTAATGCTTGAATTGCAATTTGTACAATTTTTATTGGAAGTGTTCGATTTGGTCATGGCTACTGTAACGATACCTGTTGGTACTGCAATAATTGCATAACCAATTATCATGGCAATAGAAGAAATAAACTTACCTATTACAGTATGCGGAACCATATCGCCATAACCCACAGTGGTTACCGTTACAATTGCCCAATAAATACTTTGCGGGATACTGGTAAAACCTTCTTCGCCACCTTCAATAACATACATTAATGTACCTAAAAGTGTTACTATTGAAACCACAGCCATTAAAAAAATACTGATTTTGTACGAACTCGATTTTAAGGCATTGATTAAGACTTGTGCTTCAGCATTAAAACGAGCCAATTTTAACACCCTAAACACCCTTAATAATCTAAATATTCGAACAATCAATAAGTAATGATAGCCTGTAATAAATAAACTCAAATAAGTAGGTAGAATTGATAATAAGTCGATAATCCCCCAAAAACTAAAAACGTAACGAATGGGCTGATGAGTTATCCAAATTCTTAATAAGTACTCTATTGAAAACAAAACGGTTAGCACCCACTCAACAACTAAAAATTCGTCAGCAAAACGAACACCCAATTGTGGGATACTCTCCAGCATAACTACAATTACACTAAAAAGAATAAGCCAAAGTAAAGCTATATCAAACTGTTTACCCGCTTTGGTGTCGTGTTCAAAAACTATTTTATATAGGTTTTGTCTAATGCTCATTAATCTTTTTTAACATTTACATTAAAGGTAGGAGCTTTATAGTCTTTATCCAAATAATTTGCAGGAATTGTGGTCATGTTTCCATCACGAGCAGCTCTATAATGTGGAGATAAAATTTCTATACCTCGTTCATTAAAAACATCTTGAATATTTTGGTGTAAGGCTGAATAAATAGAAGCTTGTTTGTTGGCCTCTCTTACGTAAGCGTTAATTTGGTAAGAAACATAAAAATCATCCAAACTCGTTTGCAATACAAATGGAGTTGGCTCTTTTAAAATCAATTCTGTTTTTAAAGCTGCATCAATCAACGCTTGTTGAGTATCTCTCCAAGGCACATCATAACCAATTGTTACTGTTGAATGGATAATTAACCCTTTTTCAGGAGCATCACTACTATAGTTTACGGTATGGCTATTCATAACCGTAGAGTTAGGAATAGAAATAATCTCGTTTTTAATTGTTCTAACTCTAGTCACTAACAATGATTTTTCGATAACATCACCAACTACTTCACCAATTTTAACTCTATCGCCAATTTTGAACAAACGCATGTAAGTTAACACTAAACCTGCAATAACATTGGATAGTGAACCAGCCGAACCAAAGGTGAATAAGAAACCTAAAAATACTGATACACCTTGAAAAATAGGAGAGTCGCTACCTGGTAGATAAGGGAAAATAACAATTAACATAAAAGCAAATACAATTACTTTAACGATTTGATAAGTTGGATTTGCCCAATCGGTGTAAAAGCCTGGTAATGTTAAATTGCCATTTTCTACTTCATTTTTTAAGAAAGCTAACCCCCTAAAAACATACCTGAATACAAAAACAATAACTAAAATGGTTATCAAATTTGGAAGATAATTCCATAATCCTGAAGCAATTCGTTTTACAGGATTTAAAATATACCCGAAAAGAGTTTGAGCTAAATCTTTTGTCCAAGGAAAAATTCCAAACAAAATAGGCAGAGCGATGTAAATAACTAATAAAATCACCACCCATTTTAATAAAGTGTTTAATGTTAATAAAGCATTAATTTGTCGTTTTGCATCAAACAAGGTATAATTTTTAATTTTTATACCTTTTATTTTTTTGTCTTCTTGCTCTTCAATTTTTGTGGCAGTCCATTTAAATAGTTTACCAATGTAAAACAATAAAAATCCTGTAATGATAAGTACCAAAAGTGCCAAGCCTATTTCTTTTGCAAGAGTGCTTACACTTGTTTCTGATTTGTAGTTTAATACTGCTTGAGCAATAACTGTTTTGTAAGTTGAACCCAACTCTTGTTTTGTAACATTGTTCCATAAAGCGTCGCTCTCAGAAATACTGATGATAATGGTTTCATCATAAATTAAATCTAACGTAGCTTCAGAGGGTATAAGTTTTAACGAATCTTCTTTGAAACCGAAAACATCACTTAAATTTTTTATTTTGTTTGCAATAGCTAGAGCACGTTCTTTAGCTGAGAAACTTCCTGATTTGTTATAAATAGTAAACAATGTATCGTTAAAGAAGCCTAGTACAGGAAAGCCCTTTGCTGTTGATCTTAATGAATCAATTTTAGCTTTTTTTTGAGCCAATCGATTTTCTTCTTGTTTACTTATTTCTTCAAGTTGTTTTTGTAACTCCTCTTTTTTAAGATTATCAGTAGTTTTTAACGAACTCAACTCTATTTCAAGTTCGGCTTTTTTTACTGAGTCTGCTAATCGTTGTTGTTCAATTTGTAGTAGTTGCTGGTTGTAGTTAGCTAAAATGGAAGCATTTATCGAATCGTTATTTATATTGGTACTGTCAGTTTGTGGTTGTGCAGATGCACTAGATAATATTATTAATCCAAAAACTAGATTTAAAAATTGTTTTTTCATCTTAAGATTTTAGTTAGGTTGGTTATTCAAGTGTTTGTCTCTTATAGAGGTTATTCTCCATGTTACACCTAGGCTTGTAAAATAATCAATAGTATCGTTGTTGTTTCCAAAACCACCATAAATGTCTAATTGAATGTTGTTATTGATTAAATATCCAAGACCAGTATCGAAACGATGGTCAAAATAATTACTTCCAAAACTACCGTAGTTTTCAATAAAGGTACTAAATTTTGGAGAAATGGAGTAGCCAAGATTCGCAACATATAAGCCAGATGGACTCGTTCCATTGCCGTCAAAATCAATTCCAAAATTTAAGATGTAGGCAAATTTTTCCGATAAGCTACCACCTGCAATTACCAATAGGCGAGGAGCAATGTTGTTAAAGTTATACGATTGTGCTAAAATGGGTAGTTTAACCAATGCTAAAATACCAATGGCTGGCGAATTACCATTTCCTTCAAAAACATTTAAACGAGTTCCAACCGAGCTAAAACTTAAACCATTGGTTGAACTTTCGAAATTGTTGTCTTTGTATGAATCATTTCGAAATTCCCAAGCAGTATTTAGTTCAATTTTTTTAGTAATTCCATAACGAATAAAGGTGTTTGGAGCTATACTGTTTCCAGTTGAATTTGCATTACCCGAATAACCACCAAAATCGATGCCTGTTTGCGATTGAATAACATATTTTCCAACTGAGTTTGGAGCAAAGGCTTGACCTGGTCTGTCAGATGAAACCGTTTCAGAGAATTGAGCACAGATGGTGTTAGTCAATAACGATACAAATAAAAATAGAATTACCTTATTCATGAATCAAAACTAATGAATATAAGCATTGATGAATAACTCAAGAATTGATATTATTTCTGTTTTAAATAGGCATTGTAACCTACTTTCTCAAGCTTATTGAATTTCTCTTCAACCTCTTTTAAAAGTGATTTTTTGTAGTCGGCTATTTTTTTGGCAATTTTATCATCGTTAGTGCCTAAAATTTGTGCCGCTAAAATACCCGCATTTTTTGCTCCATTTAATGCAACGGTTGCAACAGGAACACCTGATGGCATTTGTAAAATGGATAAAACTGAATCCCAACCATCAATTGAGTTAGAAGATTTAATTGGAACTCCAATAACAGGAAGTGTTGTAACCGAAGCCACCATTCCTGGTAAATGAGCAGCGCCTCCAGCTCCAGCAATAATTACTTTTATTCCCCTTGATGCGGCTTCTTTAGAGAATTTAATTAATCTATCAGGAGTACGGTGTGCAGAAACGATAGTTACTTCAATAGCAATATTGAATTGTTCTAAAATTTCGGCAGCTTGTTTCATGATTGGTAAATCAGAATCAGACCCCATAATGATGCTTACAACTGGATTTTTGCTCATGCTTTTATTTTTAATGTTTGTTGTACAAAATCGGCTTTTTGTTTGGCATTTTCTAAATTACTATCAATAATGGTAACATGTCCCATTTTTCTAAACGGACGAGTTTCTTTTTTACCATACATGTGTATATTCACTCCTTCAAGTTTTAAGCATTCTTCTATACCTTCCAGAATTGGAATTCCCGAATAATTATCTTCACCCAATAAATTTATCATCACCGAATTCAAGGTAATATTCGTACTCCCTAAAGGCAATCCTAAAATAGCTCTTAAATGTTGTTGGTATTGCGAGGTAAAATTCCCTTCAATAGATTGGTGACCGCTGTTGTGAGGGCGAGGAGCAACCTCGTTAATTAAAATATTGTTTGATTTATCTAAAAACATCTCAACAGCTAAAACACCAGTAAGCTCAAAAGCATTCATTACATCTAAAGCTAATTTTCGCGCTTTTTCTGTTGTTTCTTTGTCAATTTGAGCTGGAGAAATTAAGTTTTCGACCAAATTGGCTTTTGGGTTAAACGTCATTTCAACAGGGGGGAAAGTCATTATTTCTCCTGTTGAATTTCGAGCAACAATAACAGCTATTTCCTTGTTTAAATCAACCAAATTTTCGACTAAACTTTCACCGTCTAATAACAATTTTAAATCTTCTTTGGTTTTAATAACTGCTACACCTCTGCCATCATACCCATCTCTACATGCTTTTTGAACAAAGGGTATTTTTATTGTATTGTTTTCAAGTGCAGCAAGTAAAGCATTTTTATCGCTAAAAATCTGAAATGCAGAAGTAGGAAGTTGATGGTTTTTGTAAAATTGTTTTTGTAAACCTTTGTCTTTAATGATGTTAATTTTTGAAGGCTCTGGGTAAACTTTTTTACCCATTTCTTGAAGTTTCAAGAGGGCTTCAGTATTAACACTTTCAATTTCAATTGTAATAACATCTACTAACTGTCCAAAAGCTAAAACATCGTCGTAGTTTTTAAAGCTTCCTTTAACAAACTTTGAACAAATGTTGGCAGAAGGACAATTTTCATTGGGGTCTAACACATAAGTGGTTAAATTGAGCAAATTTGCAGCATTAATCAACATTCTGCCTAATTGACCACCACCTAAGATTCCAATTTTTACGGTTGATATATTCATGGGTATAAAAAAATCAAACTCTTAATATTCCCTTATATGAAACATTAAGAGTTTGTAAAGATAACTAAAATGAAAAGTATTTAATCGTGGATTTTTGTTTTATTCATAAAAATCAACCTCACCAGTTTCAACATCGTACATTCCGCCTACCATTGCAATTTCTTTTTGATTAATCATTTCTTTTAAGATAGGACTTTTATCTAGAATTTGTTGCATTGCCATTTTAACATTAATGCTGGCTACTTTTTCTACAAATTCACTGTTCGAGGCATTTCTTTCATTAGTAACTGTTTTTTCAGCATTAATTGCTGGTTTTAGCTTATCTAATAAAACGGTTAAGTTACCAAGTTTTACATCATCGCAAGCACCTTTAACTGCACCACATTTTGTATGACCTAAAACGACAATAGCATTAGCTCCAGCTGCCTTGCAAGCAAATTCCATACTACCTAAAATATCTTCGTTTACAATATTGCCTGCAATTCGAACACTAAAAATATCACCCAAACCTTGGTCAAAGATAAGTTCTGCACTTGTTCTGGAATCGATACAACTTAAAACTACTGCAAATGGATGTTGACCATCAGATGTTTCGTTAACTTGTTGTAACAAGTTTCTGTTTGCTTTTAAATTGTTTACAAAACGTTCGTTACCTTTTTTTAATATTTCAATTGATTTCTCTGGTGTTAATGCTGCTTGCATTTCTTTAGTTAATGTTTTCATATGTAAATTTTTATTGTTTTTTAATTAATAGTTATGCCTTTTACAGTTACGGTTATTCCTTTTGTTTTAGCACTTACCATGTAGTTTTGAATAATTTCAATTACATCAAAATGAATGCTTTTTGTACTGGTACCATCAATTACAACTGTAGAATTACTAGGAACGTGATTTAACATCTGCAAAATGCTTCCTTTGTTTAAAAAGGTTACTTCTTCTGATAAAGTTACAACGTGTTCTTCACCTTCTTTTTTTTCATTTTTTAGGATGTAAAAAGGGTTTTTAAAGTTGTTACGTAAAATATAAAATATTGCGAATACCATTCCTATTGCAATACCTTTTAAAAGGTCGGTGAACAGAATACCAATTATTGTAGCCACAAAAGGAATGAATTGTTCTAAGCCTTGTTTGTAAACCATTTTAAATAAAGCTGGTTTTGCCAACTTATAACCAACAATTAAAAGAATTGAAGCAAGTGTAGCGAGAGGAATCATGTTTAATAGTGCAGGAATAGTAATGGCGCAAATCAATAAAAAGAAACCGTGAATAATTGCCGACATTTTTGTTTTACCACCAAATGAGATGTTTGCAGAACTTCTTACAATAACTTGAGTTAAAGGCAAACCCCCAATTAAACCTGAAATAATATTACCAAACCCTTGAGCCTTTAATTCTCGATTTGTTGGCGTTACTCTTTTATCTGGATCAAGTTTGTCGGTAGCTTCAACACACAATAGTGTTTCTAAACTTGCTACTATTGCTAAAACAAATGCAATAACATAAACTTGTGGGTTATTAAGTTGAGTAAAATCAGGAAGTGTAAATTGACTTAGAAATTCTCCTACATTAGAAGCTACAGGAATCTGAACTACTTGTTTTCCCGATAAGCTAAATGGAAGAATGTTGTTCTGAAACAAGTAATTAATAAGAATACCTGAAAGCACTGCTACCAAAGGACCATTAATCATTCCAAATACTTTCGATTTTTTCATTAAAACCTGTTCCCAGAAAATTAAAATGAATAGAGATATGATTGAAATAATAATTGCACCAGGTGTTATATAGTTAAGCATGTGGTACAATTCGGAAAAAGTATTTTCTCCATCTGGTTGTATAAAAGCTAAATCGCCTTCAAAATCGGCATCGTAACCAAAAGCATGAGGTATTTGTTTTAGAATAATTAATAATCCAATACCAGAAAGCATCCCTTTAATAACTGATGAAGGGAAGTAGTAAGCAATAGTACCTAGTTTCAAATATCCTAAAATAAGTTGGATAACACCTGCTAGAACTACTGCTAATAAAAAGGTTTCCCATGAGCCTAGCGTGGCGATGGCTCCTAAAACAATAACGGCTAAACCAGCGGCCGGACCACTAACGCCTAATGGTGAGCCACTAGCCATACCTACTACAATACCACCGACAATACCGGCGATAATACCTGAAAATAATGGGGCTCCTGATGCTAATGCAATACCTAAACATAAAGGTAGAGCTACGAAGAATACGACTACACTTGCTGGTAAATCGTTTTTAATGTGTTTAAATAAGTTATTCATAAATTGATTGTTTTTAAAACTTTTGTCAAAAATAGTAATATTATTTAACATGATAGTAATACTATTACAAAAAATATTTTTACCTTTGTTAAAAATTGTTAATCATCATGAATGTATCCGTAAACTTTAAAATGAATGAAAAACTTTTCTTGAGAAATCCAGAAGAGTCGGAATTGGGTAAGCGTATAATACAACATAGCATTATATTAATACACAAAATTGGTTTTGAAGATTTTACATTTAAAAAATTAGCTATTGAAATAGGCACAACAGAAGCCAGTGTGTATCGTTATTTTGAAAACAAACACAGGTTGTTGTTGTATATTGTGGATTGGTATTGGTGTTGGCAGGAGTATAGATTACTTTATGAAACAAATAACATTAGTAACCCTGAAACCAAATTAAAGGTTGCAATTAAATTTATCTCTTCGCCTGTTGAGGATGATTTAACTATTGTTCATGTGAATGAAAAACTGCTTTATGAAATTGTAATGAAGGAAGGAGCAAAGTCGTATTTAACACGACATGTTGCCGAAGACAACTCTAATAAACTTTTTCAGCCGTATAAACAATTGTGTTCACGAATTGCAGATTTAATTTTAGAATACAATCCGAAGTACAAATACCCGAGTTCGTTATCAAGTACCATTGTAGAAATGGCTCACTCACAAAATTTTTATCAGCAAAATTTGCCGTCTTTAACTGATTTTAACACTCTCAAAGACAAGTTTGAGGTATCCGATTTTATCGAAAACTTAGTGTTTTCGAGTATAACAAAGTAAAAAAATAGGCTACAATTTAATTGTAGCCTATTACTGAATCATTTTTTCTTTAATTCAAACAAATCTGTTCTTCGGTCTTTTAAGTTTCGTACACTACCAAACTGATTTAATTCTCTTAATAAATCAATGTCAACATCTGCAATTAAAATCATTTCGGTATTTGGAGTGGCTTCAGCTTTAATACCATTTGCTGGAAAGGCAAAATCACAAGGAGTAAATACCATCGATTGAGCATACTGTATGTCCATGTTATGCACCTTTGGTAAATTACCAACACTACCTGCAATTGCTACATAACATTCATTTTCGATGGCACGTGCTTGAGAACAATTTCTAACTCTTGAATATCCGTTTTGTGTGTCGGTTAAAAATGGTACAAACAAAATATCCATACCTTCATCAGCCAATAATCGGCTTAATTCAGGAAACTCTGAATCGTAACAGATTAAAACGCCAATTTTTCCACAGTCGGTATCAAAAGCTTTAAGCTGAGAGCCTCCTTGTAATCCCCATACTTTGGCTTCATCTGGAGTTACATGTAATTTTTCGTAACGATCCATTGAGCCATCTCGTCTGCACAAATAACCTACATTGTATAGTGTGTCTCCAATCATTTCGGGCATACTGCCTGTTATGATGTTGATGTTATATGAAATAGCTAGATTAGAGAATTTTTGAACAATATACTCGGTATGTTTAGCCAATTCACGAATGGCTTCTGGTTCGGTTAAATGGTTGTTCTCAGCCATTAAAGGTGCGTTAAAGAACTCTGGAAATAAGGCAAAATCAGAACGGTAACCAGAAACAGCGTCGATAAAATATTCGGCATGTTGCATCAATTCCTCTAAACTCTCATAAGGACGCATTTGCCATTGTATCAAACCTAAACGCACTACTTTTTTATTGATGGAAGGTTTCTTTCTTTTCTTTTCGTAATAAAGGTTATCCCATTTTAATAAAACAGCATAATCGTTTGAGTGTTCATCGCCTTCTAAGTAATTTTTTAAGATTTTTGATGGGTAGAAATCATTAGAAATTTGAAAATTAAAAACTGGGTCGTGAATCTCTTTTAATCGAACTTTTTCAATGTATTGTTTTGGTGTTAGCTCATTTGCGTATTTATGATAGTTTGGAATTCTACCACCAAAAGCAATCCCTTTTAAGTTTAATCGTTCGCACAATTCTTTTCTGTAATCGTACAAACGACGAGCTAAACGTAACCCTCTAAACTCTGGTTTTATAAAAACATCTATGCCATAAAGCATATCGCCATTGTTATCGTGAGTATCGAATTTATAATTACCTGTAATATCCTTATAGGTGTGTTTATCATCAAAAGCTTCAGAATCTACAATAATGGACAAAGCACAACCAGCAATTTTGTTGTTTGCTTTTATTACAATTTGTCCTTCAGGGAATTTATCAATTAAGGTTTTTATTTGATGTTCTTTCCAATACGCATCAGGCATACTTGAATATGCTTCAATCATCGCTTCTTTCAATTCTTGGTAATCGTTAAGCGTTAAATAACTTAACTCTACATTTTCTATTTCTTGCATAAAATTTTATGATATTTTTTGTAAAACTACACTTAATTGTAGTTTATTGGTGTTGTAATAAATGTTGAATTTTTTGTTCTTTTTCTCTTCTTTCGAACGAATAAGTATTGGTGTTTAAGTCTAACACCTTATACATTTCGAGCGTTTTGGTTAAAATAGATTTA from Flavobacteriales bacterium encodes:
- a CDS encoding mechanosensitive ion channel family protein gives rise to the protein MEEQIKELMYNPLMVKFTMIFIGLLIIWVIIKAIQKNLLTKIKDNDNKYRAKKLSSFVGYLLTIVLLTVVFSEKLGGLTVALGVAGAGIAFALQEVIASFAGWLAIMFGGFYKSGDRVQLGGIKGDVMDIGVLRTTIMETGQWVDGDLYNGRIVLIANSFVFKEPVFNYSGDFPFLWDEIKIPIQFGSNYDKTNEILLKAGNEVAGDLTTESREGWHTLQNKFRLEEAITEPMVSLVVNDNWVEYTLRYVVNYKKRRLTKTALFTKILKEVEATNGEIKFASATFHLVEAPEFKVKVTQ
- a CDS encoding mechanosensitive ion channel, which encodes MNEFLNYSLLEFGNFNLKVTSILSLAAFFVFVFIVLLIVKKAINRTSKFDVARKYAIFSLVKYFTLVVSSVISLQILGFNLSVLLAGSAALLVGLGLGMQNLFSDYISGIIILIDSSVKVNDVIEVNGMVCKVIEINLRTTTVLTRDDKYIILPNTDLTRNHLNNWTHNDLASRFEVTVGVDYSSDVKLVMEILKTAVDNQNGILKKPAPFIRFNDYGDSSLDFCIYFWSEDVFRVENIKSEMRIRIFELFKEHNITIPFPQRVLHHVNKPN
- a CDS encoding ion transporter, producing the protein MSIRQNLYKIVFEHDTKAGKQFDIALLWLILFSVIVVMLESIPQLGVRFADEFLVVEWVLTVLFSIEYLLRIWITHQPIRYVFSFWGIIDLLSILPTYLSLFITGYHYLLIVRIFRLLRVFRVLKLARFNAEAQVLINALKSSSYKISIFLMAVVSIVTLLGTLMYVIEGGEEGFTSIPQSIYWAIVTVTTVGYGDMVPHTVIGKFISSIAMIIGYAIIAVPTGIVTVAMTKSNTSNKNCTNCNSSITENDNFCSNCGEQLNKS
- a CDS encoding mechanosensitive ion channel; protein product: MKKQFLNLVFGLIILSSASAQPQTDSTNINNDSINASILANYNQQLLQIEQQRLADSVKKAELEIELSSLKTTDNLKKEELQKQLEEISKQEENRLAQKKAKIDSLRSTAKGFPVLGFFNDTLFTIYNKSGSFSAKERALAIANKIKNLSDVFGFKEDSLKLIPSEATLDLIYDETIIISISESDALWNNVTKQELGSTYKTVIAQAVLNYKSETSVSTLAKEIGLALLVLIITGFLLFYIGKLFKWTATKIEEQEDKKIKGIKIKNYTLFDAKRQINALLTLNTLLKWVVILLVIYIALPILFGIFPWTKDLAQTLFGYILNPVKRIASGLWNYLPNLITILVIVFVFRYVFRGLAFLKNEVENGNLTLPGFYTDWANPTYQIVKVIVFAFMLIVIFPYLPGSDSPIFQGVSVFLGFLFTFGSAGSLSNVIAGLVLTYMRLFKIGDRVKIGEVVGDVIEKSLLVTRVRTIKNEIISIPNSTVMNSHTVNYSSDAPEKGLIIHSTVTIGYDVPWRDTQQALIDAALKTELILKEPTPFVLQTSLDDFYVSYQINAYVREANKQASIYSALHQNIQDVFNERGIEILSPHYRAARDGNMTTIPANYLDKDYKAPTFNVNVKKD
- a CDS encoding transporter; its protein translation is MNKVILFLFVSLLTNTICAQFSETVSSDRPGQAFAPNSVGKYVIQSQTGIDFGGYSGNANSTGNSIAPNTFIRYGITKKIELNTAWEFRNDSYKDNNFESSTNGLSFSSVGTRLNVFEGNGNSPAIGILALVKLPILAQSYNFNNIAPRLLVIAGGSLSEKFAYILNFGIDFDGNGTSPSGLYVANLGYSISPKFSTFIENYGSFGSNYFDHRFDTGLGYLINNNIQLDIYGGFGNNNDTIDYFTSLGVTWRITSIRDKHLNNQPN
- the purE gene encoding 5-(carboxyamino)imidazole ribonucleotide mutase, giving the protein MSKNPVVSIIMGSDSDLPIMKQAAEILEQFNIAIEVTIVSAHRTPDRLIKFSKEAASRGIKVIIAGAGGAAHLPGMVASVTTLPVIGVPIKSSNSIDGWDSVLSILQMPSGVPVATVALNGAKNAGILAAQILGTNDDKIAKKIADYKKSLLKEVEEKFNKLEKVGYNAYLKQK
- a CDS encoding 5-(carboxyamino)imidazole ribonucleotide synthase, with amino-acid sequence MNISTVKIGILGGGQLGRMLINAANLLNLTTYVLDPNENCPSANICSKFVKGSFKNYDDVLAFGQLVDVITIEIESVNTEALLKLQEMGKKVYPEPSKINIIKDKGLQKQFYKNHQLPTSAFQIFSDKNALLAALENNTIKIPFVQKACRDGYDGRGVAVIKTKEDLKLLLDGESLVENLVDLNKEIAVIVARNSTGEIMTFPPVEMTFNPKANLVENLISPAQIDKETTEKARKLALDVMNAFELTGVLAVEMFLDKSNNILINEVAPRPHNSGHQSIEGNFTSQYQQHLRAILGLPLGSTNITLNSVMINLLGEDNYSGIPILEGIEECLKLEGVNIHMYGKKETRPFRKMGHVTIIDSNLENAKQKADFVQQTLKIKA
- a CDS encoding carbonic anhydrase (macrophage inducible 5; Mig-5) gives rise to the protein MKTLTKEMQAALTPEKSIEILKKGNERFVNNLKANRNLLQQVNETSDGQHPFAVVLSCIDSRTSAELIFDQGLGDIFSVRIAGNIVNEDILGSMEFACKAAGANAIVVLGHTKCGAVKGACDDVKLGNLTVLLDKLKPAINAEKTVTNERNASNSEFVEKVASINVKMAMQQILDKSPILKEMINQKEIAMVGGMYDVETGEVDFYE
- a CDS encoding SulP family inorganic anion transporter, with amino-acid sequence MNNLFKHIKNDLPASVVVFFVALPLCLGIALASGAPLFSGIIAGIVGGIVVGMASGSPLGVSGPAAGLAVIVLGAIATLGSWETFLLAVVLAGVIQLILGYLKLGTIAYYFPSSVIKGMLSGIGLLIILKQIPHAFGYDADFEGDLAFIQPDGENTFSELYHMLNYITPGAIIISIISLFILIFWEQVLMKKSKVFGMINGPLVAVLSGILINYLFQNNILPFSLSGKQVVQIPVASNVGEFLSQFTLPDFTQLNNPQVYVIAFVLAIVASLETLLCVEATDKLDPDKRVTPTNRELKAQGFGNIISGLIGGLPLTQVIVRSSANISFGGKTKMSAIIHGFFLLICAITIPALLNMIPLATLASILLIVGYKLAKPALFKMVYKQGLEQFIPFVATIIGILFTDLLKGIAIGMVFAIFYILRNNFKNPFYILKNEKKEGEEHVVTLSEEVTFLNKGSILQMLNHVPSNSTVVIDGTSTKSIHFDVIEIIQNYMVSAKTKGITVTVKGITIN
- a CDS encoding TetR/AcrR family transcriptional regulator — encoded protein: MNVSVNFKMNEKLFLRNPEESELGKRIIQHSIILIHKIGFEDFTFKKLAIEIGTTEASVYRYFENKHRLLLYIVDWYWCWQEYRLLYETNNISNPETKLKVAIKFISSPVEDDLTIVHVNEKLLYEIVMKEGAKSYLTRHVAEDNSNKLFQPYKQLCSRIADLILEYNPKYKYPSSLSSTIVEMAHSQNFYQQNLPSLTDFNTLKDKFEVSDFIENLVFSSITK